The Triticum urartu cultivar G1812 chromosome 6, Tu2.1, whole genome shotgun sequence genome includes the window ccaagaacccctactcaagggaaataatatcttctgatcggttctagagctatccgcagcgaagctattactcctgcattttgtacaatcaaggtcgcatcttcccacataagcgtcttgacatcgaagcaatagctggtctgccctgtctgggagaagctctggattgcttcaaagaggttggcttgttgccgtttgtcaccgaccaagagcactggaatgaagagtttctgctccaattctatgccacacttcacatccgtgggtacaacagagatccgaagacttgggtcctagagtggatgacaggaaatgttcatcacgaagccaaagcctttgatatcattgagctcactggtctgcccactcctggcgatctctacgaacctggctgtcagcttcacagtgaagctatggagagcatctttcagaagcctgaaccaaatatgagtcagatgctcagtatgatgaagccattgccacaagatgctgcatatcctaaggagttccttgttgaagaccttgagtatctgccaaggactatttatcacatcataaggcgaactctctggcctatcaaaggacattctccacatgccaagctggaaggtgcaatgaagactttggtgttctatattcttcatggaaaatgcttcaatgcacaggacttcttcatccgccaacttgctgcatcaggctctgatatttttggcttgaagttctacgctccatggataatgcgactgattaaactccactccgctatctcatatcagccatctgctcgcaatcatcggatctttctgcctgatatggatatgtccgttgaagccatttatcctgagcctgccaaggagcctcttagtcttcagaatgtggagcatcaaagtttttctcagaacattgaaggagttgaagcagtcactcgtgtttatcctttggctggaagtacacgtgcaccacatcttgcccttactgaagccaccgatagcacaattgcccaacgacccaagaagcgcactcgtgtcctcaatgaccgagaacttctggtggctcttcatcagaaacaggataggcatcatgactggctgaagcgccaaatgcaaagcctcttggtggatgtcaaccgcattcgcaatcttgccaccaagaatgcctttgttgcccatgaaacctctcgacgcacctggaacgggctgacgcttatgttctctgaagatgatcttcaagaagatggattctctgaacgcttcaagtttgactccacacctcctcgaagggcagtgctgcgacgaactccatctcttgaagactttgagttctcttcctctgctgcaactgtgaatgccagagtgatcgaggacgaagatgatgcctccttcagcacgcttcgacacagctccaagttcttctacaccgccgaacaccaccgacgaccctgctgcttcacctactcttcatgggaacgattagatgctctatgtcttcaaacctttttggtccttactgacaaaagggggagaagcatatgagtttgatagtcttcaagcgggtccacatgggcggttgctttatattttgcctcatgtttacaactctcgttttgatacattttgttctttgagttgtaacacctaaactcgatggtcgtctgctacttatttgctacttcgtgacgcgacgataaattccgcatgtgcgacgataaattccgcacttagatcattttgcagacatccattttccattatgcatgtcattatcttcacataccttctcatgcataatgaattgtcatcataagttgaagaggatctccacgagtacaacctgccatgtgcatttgcattccaaaagcaaattacttatatgcacatcttcagggggagcccttgcaacttatgaagacaattccttatcctttacaatttcacatattatattccccgttgaaaacgtcaactagtttgtcatcaatcaccaaaaagggggagattgtaagtgcatctagtgccacccctagttggttttggagtattgacgacaaacctagttgagggactaatgtgtttgtgagaattgcaggataacacaggtagaagtccctcattgattcggttttcctaccagagatgacccctaaaaatgtatgaagacattgatgtcaaaggtggtatatgaagatattcacattgaagactatgacaagagaagacatcgcatgaagcctatggagctcgaagacttaggtctttcgtagttctttttcttctttgttgagtcataggaaccaccatactgttaagtggggtcctagagaaccagtcagaatgactgaagtgatgcttaaccaaaacctatgtcttcgagtgaagactatgagagcgaatcttgtccagagtcggacaagtcagctttgcttgtagcccaagtaaagttgccgtgtgtgtttgaaatctgaccgttggaacacgtgtcggttccttagtgacccaggatcatttcggacaaatcaggtcgggttgcctagtggctataaatagcccaccccctacaaccataaacggttggctgctcagagttagagtacggcttttgtcgtttgagagcaacccacctcgaagcctttgagagagaattccttgcgaggataaagccctaaccacccagagccaaagagtgttaggcatcacttaagtcttcttgtctgtgtgatctgaagacttattacacttgaggactgtaaatcctccagccggttaggcgtcgcgttctgagcatccaagagacattgtggatcgccggtgaacgaagtctgtgaaggtttgggagtctaccttgaagacttaccagagtgattgggcgaggtctgtgtgaccttagctcaaggggaatacggtgaagactgggtgtcctgagctgcgtgttcaggactgggtgtccaggactgtgtgtcctcaggtttaaatacctagccgccctaaccagacgtacagttgtcacagcaactggaactggtccaacaaatcattgtcttcaacgagtcactggtttcatccttcccttccctttacttactgttggtccttgtgaagtcattgtatgattgcactatcttctgtcttcactgagtgactgcgtgttctatttggcttcataatatcttcctacctgatccttattacattgctgctattagtcattgtgctttcacttcattgaatacttgactatggtttgcctagtgtagtctaccttccgctgcatggtaataggtttatttctatcgtttgtcttcgaaacttccacgttttgaagactttcataaaaatcgcctattcacccccctctagtcaatataacgcactttcagatcCCCCATGGTCTAAGAGAattaagcgcaagatgaagaaacttttctgcatggagtctcatggccaGTACATGTCTCATGTCTCTGAAAAGAGGCCTGTAGAcgtcacaaggagctcatgcgccAGTTGAGTGCCACTGTTAACAGCGAATCTGAGGAGAGGATCACTGATGAGGAGGAGTTGGTTCAGCAGCATTGCCAGTGGACCGATTCAGACACAGAGCAGTTTCCGACCAATGATGGCGGTGCAGACGATCCCGCTGGGATGTGATGTTCGAGATTCTCAGCTTGCTATCACCTGGAGCCGTAGCAACGctctttgcccttttggtgtctcgatgccaaagggggagagagtttagggatttgtgttgttgctgcgagtgTGTCTTTGTGGTTTGTGGTGTCGTTGTGTTTTATCGCTGTTTGCTTTGTTTGGTTTTGTGCCAGTGAGACCTAAGTTCCAAActtatggtgtgagacatatgctaccTTATCTTTATCTTATCATTATCTATGTCTATCTAGTACTTTGGTAtcttatgagttgcatgcttatCCTATTATATACCCTGCTCTCTTATAACCTATGCTTagattgttggactataaaatatagggggagtgtcgatcctaatgtgtgtgtcttgcattccaaaggcactactaactaggtgcacacattcagggggagcccgtctatattttgtagttctaagTATCTTTACTTTCATGCTTTATCCCTGTGCAAATCCCtggttgtcatcaatccaccaaaaggggggagattattaaggcatatctctctcaatgtagttttggtgattgatgacaacatgtttgcggactaaccGTGTGCTTTGAGcctttcagagattcatcctttggcaCGAGACGATTTCTTTCCCCTCGGAGTGTTTTTCAAGATGGTATAGCTCCTTCGTTTCTTGTTTGATGGACTAGTTTCATAGGAGTCACCGttctatcaagagggggtccgctttggtaagGCTTGGGttgaatcaacacgtacacatcctTCTCTCACCCTCTGAGCTTTTCCGCTTCATCTAGAGAGCTCGTTCCCCTTGCAGTTGTGCTGATTTGTGTCCGAGCAGTAGTACCACGGTACCCggtggtagtaccgcttgtggTTCTCAGCCGCAGTACCGCTGCGGTACCGGGCTACTACCGCGTCGACTCGAGGGGGTCGCCTCTCGTGTCGGGTTGAGCGGCACTTTGCAGCGGTTGTagaagcggcagtaccgctcaaGGGCGGCAGTACCGCCCTACAACCGTGGCAGTACCGCGCTGGGCACGTTTCCTGCTCTCTCTTCGAGCCCTCCCAggctgggcggtagtaccgcaagggggagcgatagtaccgctgggtccagcggtagtaccgttgccacctgcggtagtaccgccctgtgcggggctgttttggggggtaacggttggatggGATCCCCTTCTATAAAAGAgggtcctcttcttcttcgttgacTTACCTGTTCCCGCAAAAGCTCCATTAAtactctaagctccattttcgcccgatctctctccctagccaatcaaacttgttgatttgctcgggattgattgagaaggccccgatctacacttccaccaagagaaatttgattccccacCAATCCCtggcggatcttgttactcttgggtgtttaaGCACaatagacggttgaggtcaccacggagccataggccattgtggtgaagcttcgtggtgttgttgggagcctccaattaagttgtggagattgccccaaccttgtttgtaaaggtccggtcgccgcctccaagggcaccaatagtggaatcacggcatctcgcattgtgtgagggcgtgaggagaatacggtggccctagtggcttcttggggagcattgtgcctccacaccactccaacggagacgtacttcccctcaaaaggatggaacttcggtaacacatcctcgtcttcaccggctccactcctggttatctcgtacctttacttgtgcaagcttattagtgttacttctcttgcttgcttgtgtgctcgTTGTTGCTGCATCagataggttgctcacctagttgcacatctagacaacctactttgatgcaaagtttaatttggtaaagaaaagcaaaaattgttagttgcctattcaccccccctctagtcaaccatatcgatcctttcaacgACCCTCTCACCAGCCTCCATAGTAGGGATAACCTGATCCTTGTCAGGGATCCTATACGCGATATCCGCGGACAGATAGCCCGCGCTCCGGAGGTCCTTAACATCCTTTTCAGTGACGGTGGAGGCCTCCCACTTGCCCTTGGAACCGGACCCAGTCGTCGCTGGGAAGGGTGGAAGCGGTGGAGAGGATCGGAGCTGTGAGCGCTGGATCTTGGAGGTTGGAAGACATGAGCTAGAGGAAGGCGTGGGGAAAAGGTGGGATCTTTATCCTCTTATAGACGGTGAAAATACCAAACGTCCCCCTCTCAAGTCGTAAACCTCGCCTGTTCCCAACGAGATCGTGCGtaaaggcgcggttgggttacccaaaccatattgatgagaatcccataatggGCGGGAACGATCTCtattttgacaagacgtgccaatggaagCTAATCCTCGAAACCCGAAACGGGATGCGTGAAAAAAGTTCAAAATGTTAAAGAGTCAAGAGTGACGCTTCATCGAAAAAGTTGTCAGTAAAAGACACTGTACTTATTTTTGACGTCTTGCCTTCGTGGCTAAGGGTTGTATTGATTATGCAGAGCTGGACACAGTTCCTTTATGTACGGAGCTAACTTAAGATATTcaggagaaggaacccgccttgcaatgtcgaagataATCCGCGTGCTGAACGGATCATCATcgaagactggttcgggggctactgagggagtcctggactagggggtcctcgggtgtctaGTCTATTCGATATGAGCCGAattgatgggttgtgaagataaaACAGAAGACTATCCCCCGTGTCTAGATAGGACTCCTAtatgcgtggatggcaagttTGGTGTCCAGATGTACTATTTCCTTCCCTTGTAAatcgactctgtacaaccctaggcccctccgatgtatatataaaccggagggtttagtccgtagaggctatcagaataaccataggctagacaactagggtttagccattacgatctcgaggtagatcaactcttgtaacccctatactcatcgaatataatcaagcaggacgtagggttttacctcctttaagagggtccgaacctggttaaacattgtgtcccttgctaccatcgatcctcagacacacatcttgggaccccctacctgagatccgccggttttgacactgacagagGGATCGTATTAAAATTTGCCCTTttcaaaagaaaataaaaaaacataCTCGTAGAGATTTATGATTTGTGAAGTAGGTTGCCCACCCTCCTTCTCTCCTTCTGCCCTTCCGTCCTTCCGCCTGTTTCTGCTCCAGCATAGCAGGATCTACCATACAAGCCATTTGGCCAACTCCAACACACAACCCCAAACGGATGTCCGTTTCGTCCGATTTTTGTCTGTTTGGGCGTGGCAATGGGGCCGCGTCCGCCCGGATTTCTGATGCATTTTGGTCACATCTCGTCCGTTCGAGATCAACAAGCATACTAAAATGAAACATAGGAAATAGTTCAAATCAAACATAGCAAATAGTTCCACATCCGAAATAGTCTTACAACCCAATCAAAATTTGTTTGCATgaaaagaaattaaaaaaaaatAGCTCTACTGGTTGCCAATGTGAGTCCATATGTGCTCAACCAAGTCATCTTGGAAGCCACTCACGCATTTCATGATGAAAATGGACAAACTGTTCGAAGGTTGCAGGAGCTGGTTGCTCAGGCTCAATATTTTCACCCTGGAAATCAAAACCTTGGTCGTAGATTCTATAATCACGCTCATCCTCCACGATCATGTTGTGcgtgatcacacaagcagtcatcacctcccaaagCTTCTGAGTGCTCTATGTCAATGCAGGGTTTCGAACGATACCTCATCAAAGCTGAAGCACATCAAAAGCACGTTGCACATCCTTCCTAGCACTCTCCTGCATTTGGAAAACCTCTGTCTCTTCTCTCCTTGCGGATTGGGTATGGTCTTCACAAGAGTGGACCACCAATGATAGATACCATCAGCTAGGTAATATCCCTTATTGTATCGGTGGCCATTGCCTTAAAGTTGACCTCTGGGGAGTCGCCTTATGCAAGCCTTGCAAACACCAGAGAGCATTGAAGAACACTCATATCATTGTGAGAACCAACCATGCCGAAGAAAGAACGCCATATCCACAGATCTTGTGAAGCCACCGCTTCAAGTATGACAGTGGCACCTTTCACATGCCCATTGTACTgccccctgccaagcaaatggacagTTCTTTTACTTCCAGTGCATACAATCGATACTACCAAGCATGCTTGAAAAACCCCTCTCGGCATTGATCGCCAACAACCTCTCTGTATCAGCGGCAATTCGCTCTCTCAGGTAGTCAGGGCCGAACACTACCACCACGGTCTTGCAGAAACTATACATTGAGAGGAGACATCTGGACTCACTCATACGCACATACTCATCCATAAGATCACCAGgaattccatatgcaagcatgcgAATAGGCGCAGTGCATTTCTGGTAAGAAAGAAGCCAAGCTTGCCAAGGGCATCCTCTTTGCACTCAAAGTATGGGTCATATGCTACCACTCTCTCCTGAATACGATTGAACACATGTCTCGCCATACGGAAGCGGCGACGAAATTTGTATGGTTTGAAGAGTGTGCTATTCTGAAAGTAATCGGCATAGAGAAGAGTGTGGCCTCTCTCCCAATTGCGGTTCAAGGCTGGAACATGGCCGGGGATTGATCCCCCGAACCGAGGCCACTTCCTACTAATGTAGTCGTGAACGACCAATGCAGCCGCCACAAGCTCTTCATCATCCAAGGACGAATCATCCTATGAACAAATGAAGTTGTGAAAGAAATATTGATCCCCGCTATCCATGATACCTTGTGAGCAAAGCGCCGAACACCTTGAGGTCATGGTGGAGACCCCGGCCGGAAAGAGCAAGTCGATGAAGCGAAGCAAGGTTGGTATTGGTGGGGTGGGCACCCTACGGCAATGCAGCGCCTGCCGGAAGTTGTTGGGGGTCGACGGTCGGCGCCGGCGGCCGTAGCTTCTTTCCCACCGGCAACAAGGAACCATGAACGCCGGCAAAAAGCTCTACCGAAACGCGGGCGTGGGCGTGGTTGTGGGGCGGACGGCCTTGATGGAAGGCGACGATGGCGGGGACGGAGGGCGGAGGACAGAGGGAAGAGCAGGCGAAGAGGAAAATGGTTGTGTCCCCGACAGACGGGCCAGGAGGGGACTAGGCTGCACGCCGTGCCCGTCCGTGCATGTCCGTTTAGCCGCAAACGCGACCCGAAGTTGGGCTGAAATGGGTCGAAAGCGGACCAAAAACAAACATTGGCCCGTTTCCTTCCGTGCGTTGGGCGGTTTGTTCTGTCCGTTTGCCCTCAAACAAACGTGGCCGAACCGTTTGgcgtcgtgcgttggagttggccttacaaatTCCGCATTTGGTGACCCGAGATGGGAGAATGGCTAAACACAGCCAATCTAGATACCATACGACCACACCATGCATATGCAATTATGGACGCGTCTCCGACCATATATCATGCCCTGTCATGAAGTATTGATCCGGTATAAGACCGTGGATTGCTTTGCACACGATATTCGTACATACGATATGGTGTGTCAACACTAGATAGCATGCTTCATTCGTTTTCTTTTCCCAGTGGAGTTGGTTGATTGGACGAAAGCACATGCAACAGCAATGGTATGTGTTTCCGATGTGAAAATGTCGTATGTATAGCAGAACTGTTTCTAGCACTCGTGACCATGTTCTTGAATCGCCATTGCCGACCCACCGAATCGTTTCAGATAGCGACACCTCAGCTAATGCCCGCAAGCTTCCTCCCCGGAGAACATGGTCGGCCGGGCCAGGCCAAACAATAATGCACGAGTGCTACAGCTATTCATGCATCGTCGTTAGATTAGATCGATGCAGCTTAAATTGATTGATGCGCCTTTGGAAACCTTTGCTAAGACGAATTTGATTGCCAACTAACGAACGATCCAGGCCAGTTTGATTGGCTGCCAGTGCCAGTGATCCGTATGACATGGATGGATGGGTCGACGCATCCAGACACGGACATGTCACTGCTGGTGCGATGGCTCTGCTCCAACCACGCCACTAATGGCCAGATTGGACCATCGATCTAATCTGTTGGTTCATCAGTAACACACACTTGACTTGATCCCTCACACATGTATTCCCCTGTAGCCCGACGCCGATGCGTCAGTCTAGGTCTAGGGGCATCCAAGCCCCAGTTGCTAGCCCCGGTCACTCTCGCGAGCAGTGGCGCAGATTTGTCGCGCCAGCTTTTTTTTGCCAAAGACGGGAGGGAAAATTCAAAGCCAAAAGGAACGGCCGCATCCATCGATCCATAGCAATCAGCAGACTGGTCTACGCCACTGGCGCCATTAGTGTGGCATTTCAGGGTTGTCTCTCTCGGACCCGTGTTCCGTTGCCGTCCGAGGTCGACCTCGCCGTGGTGGTACACGCCGTTTGCGTGGCGGTGGCGCCATCGGCCGCGGTGGACGTAGCGtcggagaggtacggggaacggAGAAGCTGCTGCGACGCCGCTGTCGTCGTGGCTCGCCGAGCAGCACATGTTTTCTTTTGGGCATGAGAGCTACTGGTCTTGCTTGGCTCGCAGGGCGTCGTCTGGACTTGGAGGAACCGCGTGTGCAAACGGCGACGTCGCAAGAGTCCACGCAGGTGGTGGGGAGAGCAAAAGGTACGCGCCGGGGGTAATGGCGGATCGCTGTCGACTCACTCTCGTCCCACTCTCCGGGGAAAATGACGGATCACGGTCCCGATCGAGAAGGCAAATTACGTCCAGATCGCAGTCGCAGCAGGTGATGGATGGAAAGGCAACCGGCCGGCATATTCGAGGTTTTCAGGGTTCAGACGTGCACCTTGTTTGCCTGTGTGCTTAGAGCATCTTCAACATGCGCCGGACGCGCCGCGTGCAAAAAACAGATTTGCCGCGCGCGCATCGCCTGATTTGACACGGCGCGCAGCGCTGGCTCCAGCAGccgcgctaaaatgcagcgcgcgcgACAACATTTTCGAAagcataaaaataaaaataaattgcatagataaAAAATAAAGATAAATTGCATAGATAAAAAACGATACAAAGGTATTTTATATCGGTGCAACTAGATAGATAGTTCGAAAACATAGATAGATAGAACTACGGTGCAACTAGATAGAAACTACTACGGCGTACTAGATAGAAACTACTCCAAATCGCTaccaccatcatcaccatcatcatcctcGTCGGTGTTGTCTGAGGTATCGAGCCAAATGTCGTCCCAACGTTCATCGTCTGACATGAAGATCGACCTCCCACCTGCTGAAACGATGTCGCACTGCGCATTCGCCAATGCCTTCCGCCGACGCCGGTCCGACCGCTCCGCGCGGCGCCTTGCCGTCCTCTCCGCCCAATAGGCACGCTCGTCGGCGACGTCTTCCGGGTGGCGACGGCGCCACTCCGTCATGGCTCGCTCGTCCTCCTCGGCGATGAGGAGGCGGCGACAGCGCCGAGCGTGGTCGGCACGGTCCATGTCGGTGATGAGACGCAGCGGAGGGGCGACGCGCTGCGCCTGCTCGCGCGTGAAGACGTCCCGGAAGTTCATCTGCGTCCGGGGCCTATCCAaccgccacgccgccgcgtcgtaCGCGCGGGCCGCCTCGTACGCGCTCCGGAACGACCCGAGGCCGAGCCGGACGTCGCCGGACCGGATCTCGGCGGAGTACCAGCCGTTGGGGCGCTCGCGGACGCCGCGGTAGCCCGACGAACCCCGGCGGCGCGGCGGCATGGTGGCGCGGTGGTGGCGCGGAAAGCGGCGAAGCGGCGAGGTTGCGAGCGGAGGGCGCGTGGCTGTGTCTGTGCGCGTGGCATTTTATAGGCGCGCGCGAAGCGGCGCGTCAAATCTACCGCGCCGCGTGCCGCTTTCTCCCGCGCGCGCGCAAACTATTGCCGCGCGCGATAACTTCCCGCCACCGCTGAAGCGCGCGGAACCAGCCGGCGCGCGCTAAACCCAAATTTTATCGTGCGGGCGCGTCTTTTGCAAcacctgttggagatgctcttatttCTGGCAAAGCATGTGCTGTTTACACTCTTTACACTGACAGGTCGAACTCGAACGTACGGGTGAAAGAAAGCTTCAGTTGACAGTAACTTTTAGGTTTGATTTTGAGATCTAGCAGTGTGTGTGCAACTGCGACAGCAGTACACACAGACGCAAACCTGTGCGCGCGGCTCTTTCTGACCCGAACAGCCAAACAAAACATGCCACTAGGGCACCTAGCTGGAAGGAATTCTGAGGATGTGGTTGGTGATGCTGGTCAGTAATCACACACATGCAACTAGTATTATTTAGTTTAGCGCTTGGACCATAAGTGGTTGCCCTACTCCTTGCAGTAATCAGCAAAGTACCCCGATCGAGCTAGCTAG containing:
- the LOC125516908 gene encoding dehydration-responsive element-binding protein 2C-like, whose amino-acid sequence is MPPRRRGSSGYRGVRERPNGWYSAEIRSGDVRLGLGSFRSAYEAARAYDAAAWRLDRPRTQMNFRDVFTREQAQRVAPPLRLITDMDRADHARRCRRLLIAEEDERAMTEWRRRHPEDVADERAYWAERTARRRAERSDRRRRKALANAQCDIVSAGGRSIFMSDDERWDDIWLDTSDNTDEDDDGDDGGSDLE